From Vibrio tritonius, the proteins below share one genomic window:
- the ompW gene encoding outer membrane protein OmpW, whose product MKKALCGLAVLSALASTNVLAHQQGDFFMRAGIASVIPLDDSDDITGTTSKLAVNTNTQLGLTFDYMLTDHVGLSLLAATPFSHDISTDLLNRDIATTKQLPPTLMVEYYFNEPAAKWQPYAGVGVNYTNFYDAHFNNNGHTAGLSDLDLDDSWGLAANIGVDYQVNDTWFVNASLWYADIDTTAHYKLGSTKVSTDVDINPVVFMASVGYTF is encoded by the coding sequence ATGAAAAAAGCATTATGTGGATTAGCAGTCCTTTCTGCCCTAGCATCAACTAACGTACTTGCTCACCAACAAGGTGATTTCTTTATGCGTGCGGGTATCGCATCAGTAATCCCTCTAGACGATAGTGATGACATCACAGGTACAACAAGTAAACTTGCTGTTAACACCAATACTCAACTTGGTTTAACGTTTGATTACATGCTAACTGATCATGTTGGTCTTTCTCTTTTAGCAGCAACACCGTTTTCACACGATATTTCTACTGACCTGCTAAATCGCGATATCGCAACGACTAAACAGTTGCCACCAACATTGATGGTTGAATACTACTTCAATGAACCTGCGGCAAAATGGCAGCCATACGCGGGTGTGGGTGTGAATTACACTAACTTTTATGACGCTCATTTTAACAATAATGGTCATACAGCAGGTCTATCAGACTTGGATCTAGACGATTCTTGGGGTCTAGCAGCGAATATCGGTGTTGATTATCAAGTGAACGACACATGGTTTGTGAACGCATCACTTTGGTACGCAGACATTGATACCACTGCGCACTACAAGCTTGGTAGCACGAAAGTATCAACTGACGTAGACATCAACCCTGTTGTCTTTATGGCGTCGGTTGGTTACACCTTCTAA